One Thermosipho africanus Ob7 genomic window, AATTAATTAACCTCTCCTTATCCGGAGAGGTTTTTTGTTTGTTTGTTTAATTTTTGTAATTTTTTGTTACTTTTCTTATTTTATAAGTGTGATAAAATTGATTAGAGATTCTAAATTGGGAGTGTTGAATGTCATGCTTGAATTGAGAAATGTTTCACATGAAGTTTCTGGTAAGAAGATTTTAAATAATATTTCTATGAAATTTATTTCAGGACGCAAATATGCAATCTTAGGAACAAATGGTGCTGGTAAAAGCACGATAGGATATGTTATGATGGGACTTGATGGTTATAAACCTACTTCAGGTCAAATTTTTTTGAATGGTAATGATATTACCAATTTTAATGTTTTTGAACGTGCTAAAGCTGGAATAACTTTGATGTGGCAAGAGCCCGCAAGATATGATGGACTTACCATTTACACTTATTTAACTCTTGGTGGAAAGTTGGATGTTACAAAAGATGAGGTTGAAGAAGCTTTGGAAAAGGTAGGGCTTTCTCCAAAGATTTATTTGAATCGTTTTGTTGATAAAAGTCTTAGTGGTGGAGAAAGAAAAAGAGTTGAACTTGCTTCAATTATTTTGTTAAAACCAAAATTTGTTATTTTGGATGAACCCGATTCTGGTATCGACCTTATGAGTCTTGATATGATAAATCAAGTTATAGATTTTATTGCAGATTATGGTGGAACACCAATTGTAATTACTCACAGAGAAGAAATGGCTTACAATACTGAAGAAGCTTATTTGTTATGTGCTGGAAAGATTTTAGCTAACGGTGAAACAAAGCAAGTTATCCAGATTTTTAAAAATATTTGCGATACTTGTGATCATCCAAATTCGCCTGTTAGTAAGGAGTTGAAAATCGATGGACGTTAAAAGAGAATATGAAGCTATTGTTAAAGCTGTTGAAAAACTTGGAACTGATGCTTCAAAATTTTTGGATAAAAAAATAGCTTCAATAATAATTAGTGGTGATAAAGTTTTAGGATTAAATAATGTTGAAGGTATAAAACTTGTTCCTACTCAAATAGAAAATGGTGTACAGGTTGATATGGAAATTTTAGAAAATGCACATATTCCACGTCCTATACATGTTTGTACGGGTTATGTTGAAAAAAAAGGATTTCAAAAGGTTATTTTTAACATTAAAGTAAGAAAGGGAGCTAGAGTAAAATTTCTTGCCCATTGTGTTTTTCCCCAGGCAGAAGAATTTGAACACAACGCTATTTCAAATGTTATAGTT contains:
- a CDS encoding ATP-binding cassette domain-containing protein; this encodes MLELRNVSHEVSGKKILNNISMKFISGRKYAILGTNGAGKSTIGYVMMGLDGYKPTSGQIFLNGNDITNFNVFERAKAGITLMWQEPARYDGLTIYTYLTLGGKLDVTKDEVEEALEKVGLSPKIYLNRFVDKSLSGGERKRVELASIILLKPKFVILDEPDSGIDLMSLDMINQVIDFIADYGGTPIVITHREEMAYNTEEAYLLCAGKILANGETKQVIQIFKNICDTCDHPNSPVSKELKIDGR